The Candidatus Tumulicola sp. genomic sequence GAGCGCGCGCTGGACGACCTACACCCTACGCCTGCCCGCGATGAACTGGCCGCCTTGGCGCGAACTCTCAAGCAGTTTTCATGAGAAACCGGCAGGGCGCGGGCGCCGCGTTCCGATAAGACTCATACGAAAGGAGCCTCAAGGAATCACATGACGCCACTTTACGCGGTCATCGACGCGCCGATCATCGCCATCATCATCGGCATCGCGGTGATTCTGTTCGGCGCCGAACGGATCCCCAAACTCGCACGCTCGATGGGTCAGGCGAAACGGGAGTTCGAAGCGGCCTCTGCTAAACCGGCCGATGCGCCGCCGCCGCCGCAACAGGCCATTCCCCCGCCGCCGACCCCCGGCGACCCGCCCCCCTCCGCTCCAGTATAGAATTTGCAGGAGCACCCACCGTCAGAAC encodes the following:
- a CDS encoding twin-arginine translocase TatA/TatE family subunit; protein product: MTPLYAVIDAPIIAIIIGIAVILFGAERIPKLARSMGQAKREFEAASAKPADAPPPPQQAIPPPPTPGDPPPSAPV